Proteins encoded within one genomic window of Humulus lupulus chromosome 1, drHumLupu1.1, whole genome shotgun sequence:
- the LOC133779260 gene encoding secreted RxLR effector protein 161-like, whose amino-acid sequence MIEAKDVAVPLGGHFDLSSYQSPITKDEARFMEKIPFAEAIGSVMYAMISIRPYIAYAMSVLSQFMEKPSKDHWKGLEWLLRYLKETSQYGLVFRKTRMKAQLEGYVDADYASNKDTRKPLTSYCFLLNSCCISWKSQLQPIVALSTTEEEFMSTTEAFKEAIWLKGFLGEIRISKEKVMIFYDRQSSIHLCKNPLHHERSKHIDVRLFWIRNKIEERVIELEKVPSEENLADVRTKVLTQNKFQHCLKLMNIGLE is encoded by the coding sequence ATGATAGAGGCCAAAGATGTAGCTGTTCCATTGGGAGGTCATTTTGATTTGTCTTCATATCAATCACCAATAACAAAAGATGAAGCTAGATTTATGGAGAAGATTCCTTTTGCAGAAGCTATTGGGAGTGTTATGTACGCCATGATAAGTATCAGGCCTTACATTGCTTATGCTATGAGTGTGCTAAGCCAATTTAtggaaaaaccaagtaaagaTCACTGGAAAGGACTAGAGTGGCTACTGAGGTACTTGAAGGAAACATCACAATATGGTTTAGTGTTCAGAAAAACAAGAATGAAGGCCCAACTTGAAGGTTATGTAGATGCAGATTATGCATCTAATAAAGACACAAGGAAGCCTCTAACATCttattgttttcttttaaatAGTTGTTGCATTTCATGGAAGTCTCAGTTGCAACCAATTGTTGCCTTATCCACAACCGAAGAAGAATTCATGTCCACAACAGAAGCGTTCAAGGAAGCAATATGGCTCAAAGGATTTCTTGGGGAAATCAGAATTTCAAAGGAGAAAGTAATGATATTTTATGACAGGCAATCATCCATACACCTTTGTAAAAACCCTTTACATCATGAGAGGTCAAAACATATAGATGTTAGACTATTTTGGATCAGAAATAAGATAGAAGAAAGGGTTATAGAATTAGAAAAGGTTCCAAGTGAAGAGAATCTTGCTGATGTAAGAACCAAGGTCTTGACACAAAATAAGTTTCAGCATTGTTTGAAACTTATGAACATTGGACTAGAATGA